CCGGACAAATTCGAAGGCATCATTTACGATACGGCGTCAGTTTCGACGATGCACGCCATCGCCGCCGCCCGCGAAAGAGCAAGTTGCAGAAGCCCGCACGTAAGTGAGGGCGATACTCTCGACGCAGCCGCAATGTCAAACTTGAACATACGCCGTGACGGCATGTCCGGACGCGCCGATCTGCCGCTGCTCCGCGTTTACACGTCGGAACACGTTCATTCGTCCATCGACAAATCCTGCATCACGCTCGGCCTCGGCCTGCAGAGCCTGCGAAAGATCGGCTGCAGCGAACGCTTCGAGATGATCCCCGAACTTCTCGCCGAAGCTATCGAAGACGACATCGAGGCCGGTCACATTCCCATTTGCGTCATTCCGACCATCGGCACGACATCGTCATCGAGTGTCGATCCCGTCGATGCCATTGCCGACATCTGCGAAAAATATGGCATCTGGCTGCACGTTGATGCCGCTTATGCCGGACCCGCGGCTTTGCTTGAAGAAAAGCGGCCGCTGTTCCGCGGTTGGGAACGCGCCGATTCCATCGTGCTCAATCCGCACAAATGGCTTTTCACGCCGTTCGATCTGTCGGTGCTTTATTGCCGCGACCTAAGCGAACTGAAAGGTGCATTCTCGTTGGTCGCCGAGTATCTCAAAACGAACGACGAGCCGGCCGTAAAGAACGGTATGGATTACGGGATTCAGCTTGGAAGGCGTTTTCGTGCGCTTAAGCTGTGGTTCGTGATCCGCTATTTCGGCGTCAAAGGCCTGACGACGCGCATCCGCGAACACTGCCGCCTTGCCGAGCGTTTCGCTTCGTGGGTCGCTGCGTCCGACGATTTCGAGATGATGGCTCCGGTGCCATTTGCACTCGTCTGTTTCCGAGCAAAACAGGCCGGAATGTCTGATGCCGAGCTCGACGCACTCAACGAGCGGATCATGAACGCCATCAATGCCTCAGGCGAGGCGTATCTGTCGCACACAAAACTCAACGGCAAATACACGCTGCGGCTTTCTGTGGGCAGCATCCGCGTCGAGGAGCGCCATCTCGAAAAGGTATGGCGGCTGCTGAACGAACACCTAGCCGCCGCTTTAGAAAAGGCGTGACACGCGTCGCAGCGGATCCCTGAAGAGGAATGTCATCACGTCGAGTTCCTCATGCGTGCGGTCATAGCCGACAAGCTCAACGTAGGCATTTCCCCCGATGTCGCTGCTCCCTTTTCGCCCCGCGACGCTGCATGCACCTTCCCAGTAGACGACCATCGTCGTCCCGCGTGTGTCGAGTTCCTGGTCTTTCAGCAGCGGCTTTACCTCGATCTCGATGTCAATGCTCGGCACACGGACGCGCCAACCGCTCGGAAATTCAACTCCTGTCGAGTAGCTCTTCCACGTGCCCAAAGTTTCGATCTCGAATTCTGCCCGCGTCAGATATTTACAATTGCCGTCGGCGTCAACAAAAGTGCCGGTCGAATCGCCGTTCGCCTCGCCGCTCTCGGTCCTGAATTGATAGATCATCAGCTCAGTGCGGTCGTCGAATTGTATGCTGAACCAATCCCAATTCGTCTGTTCCCAGGCGCCGTATTCGCGGTCCATCCACGCCGAGCCTGTGAAATTTTCCGTGCGGCCCATCGTGGTGATGGTGCCGACGGCGTTCATACGCGTGTACGAAAAATGCCGTGAGACGCCCTTCATCTTGCGGCTGACACCGTTGCCGTCGTCGCCGTTGAGGACAAGCGGTTTCGCGGGTTCGAGGATGATATCGAAAACGACGCCGTCCAGCGCTGCATGCAGGACGTGTTTCCCGCCGACCTCGCGAACCGACCAATCGCCCATTTGCACATCGAACGAACGCTCGCTCATCGAAACAGGAATATCCAACTGTCCGCCGAAGCTGCGAATATGATCGTATTGGAAAAGCCCGCGTGTAATATCCGTCACGGCAAAATGAGCCGCGTAGATCGGGTTCGCAAGCAGAGACATCGGCACTGGGCCGAGTTTGTCGAGGTCGGTGCGGCGTTTGAAAAAGACAAGTTCAAAGCCAAGCTTTCGCCCGCTCGCGGTTTCGCAATGGCCGGTGTAATACCACCATTCGGTCTGTGCGTCCGGCTGAGCGAAAAACGCGTCGGGCAGCCGCAGTTCGTCGCTGGCGTATTCTGTGCGCAGAGGCTTTTCCGGAGCGAAGATGCCCGTGATGCCGTCTAGTGCCGCGGAGGCGAAATTTTCCAGTGGCTTGAAGAAATCGTTTATCATAACAATCCGCTGTCGCGTTTTGTGCGAATCAGATATCAGTATATTCGCCGCAACGTGCGGTTTCGGTTGCGCCCGGTAACAATTGGCGGCTTGGCGGGAAAGTCGAGCATTTGCTCTTGATACTTGAATGATTCGGCGGGCCTTTCCCGCAAAGGAGCAAAGTTCTTTCGCAAAGGCGCCAAGGAGAGAGTTTCGCACGGTGATCGTGAACATTCTTCTTTGCGGTTCCTTTGTAGCTTCGCGGCTTTGCGGGAGGTCGAGTGTATGCGTTTGAAACCTGAACGAACCCGCGGACGTTTGCCGCAAAGTTCGCCAAGAAAACGTGACGTATGAAGTATATAAAGGAAACCATCATTCACGCTTCGCCCGAGCGCGTTTTTGCCTTTCACGAACTCGACGACGCATTTGACCGGCTCGTTCCGCCGTGGGAAGACGCAAAGATCGTTGAGCGCGCCGATATCTCAAAGGTCGGTTCGCGTGCGATAATCGAGCAAAAGCTGTTCGGCATCGTCCCGACCCGCTGGGTAGCAGAACACACGGCTTACGATCCGCCCCGGATGTTTGAAGATGTACAGATCTCGGGGCCGTTCGCCTCTTGGCGGCACAAACACATCGTCGAACCGCACGCTGAAGGTGCCGTGCTTCGCGACGAGATCGAGTTCGAACCGCCGTTGTCATTTATCGGCGATCTTGCGGCACCGCTTTTCATTCTGCCGCGGATCGAGAAGATGTTCGAATTTCGTCACAAGGCGACTAAAGAATGGTGCGAAACTGAAGATTAAATGCTCATCCATATTGTCTGTTGGAAATACAAACCCGAAACAACGCCGGAAATGCGAACTAAGCATATCGAAAGCCTTCGCGCGTTGAGCGATATCGTCGCCGGTATCGAAAGCCTCGACGTCGGGGCCGATATCTTGGGACTTGACCGCTCTTTCGACACGGGGCTTGTGATAAAGTTCACGGGCCGCGATGCTCTTGAGAACTACACGATACATCCTGAACATCAAAAGGTCGCGGCAATGGGCCGCGAGATAGCCGAGCGTGCCGTTTCTGTTGACTTTGAAACATAACGCCGCACTGCGCATCGGGCAAACGATATTGACGCGCAAAACATCTTAAAGACCGTATTTAATAAGTGTTTATTGGATCCGACAAATGAAGAAAAGATTTTCGATATTGATAATGATAGCGGCTGCGGCTGTCGGCGCCTCGGCGCAGACCGTGAAACGCACACCGTTTGACGTGCAGAACTACG
This sequence is a window from Acidobacteriota bacterium. Protein-coding genes within it:
- a CDS encoding amino acid decarboxylase — protein: MSENNKTNFGDMPADEFRRHGYAMVDRIADYFAHLEEFPVLSQIEPGWLKENLPASPPSEGEDFDNALADVDRLIMPAVTHWNHPNFHGLFSTSTSSVGIFGEMLSAAFDMKAMLWRTSPASTELEDVTLDWLRQMLGLPDKFEGIIYDTASVSTMHAIAAARERASCRSPHVSEGDTLDAAAMSNLNIRRDGMSGRADLPLLRVYTSEHVHSSIDKSCITLGLGLQSLRKIGCSERFEMIPELLAEAIEDDIEAGHIPICVIPTIGTTSSSSVDPVDAIADICEKYGIWLHVDAAYAGPAALLEEKRPLFRGWERADSIVLNPHKWLFTPFDLSVLYCRDLSELKGAFSLVAEYLKTNDEPAVKNGMDYGIQLGRRFRALKLWFVIRYFGVKGLTTRIREHCRLAERFASWVAASDDFEMMAPVPFALVCFRAKQAGMSDAELDALNERIMNAINASGEAYLSHTKLNGKYTLRLSVGSIRVEERHLEKVWRLLNEHLAAALEKA
- a CDS encoding SRPBCC family protein, with protein sequence MKYIKETIIHASPERVFAFHELDDAFDRLVPPWEDAKIVERADISKVGSRAIIEQKLFGIVPTRWVAEHTAYDPPRMFEDVQISGPFASWRHKHIVEPHAEGAVLRDEIEFEPPLSFIGDLAAPLFILPRIEKMFEFRHKATKEWCETED
- a CDS encoding Dabb family protein, translating into MLIHIVCWKYKPETTPEMRTKHIESLRALSDIVAGIESLDVGADILGLDRSFDTGLVIKFTGRDALENYTIHPEHQKVAAMGREIAERAVSVDFET